Part of the Pseudomonadota bacterium genome, TCTTTTGGTACAAACGATTTAACACAAACAGGCCTGGGTATGAGCAGGGATGATGCTGGAAGATTCTTACGATACTACATAGAACATGACATATACGCCTTTGACCCATTTCAGAGAATAGATGAAAAAGGTGTGGGAAAACTTATGCAGATAGGTGTTGAACTGGGAAGAAAGGCAAGGAAAAACCTGAAGATTGGTATATGCGGGGAACATGGAGGAGAGCCTCATTCAGTAGAGTTCTGTCATAAGATTGGGCTTGACTATGTAAGTTGTTCACCGTATCGTGTAACGGTGGCAAAGCTTGCCGCAGCAAGGGCAGCAATAAAGGATAAAAAGAAAGTAGCTGTCCCGGATTAAAAACGACAAACAGTTTATTCAGTTTCAGAAGGTGTGAAAAAATCAGCGGTATGGCCGGAACACTGTTTCATTCGTGCTTCCGCTCCGTGCGCTTTACCCACTAACGGCCCAGCCTCACTCAATGGGTGAACTCATCCCGCTTTAAGGCGGGACTCAAACAGCACCCATTGCCCTTTGGGACGTATCCTTCAGCCGGGTACCTGTGGAAGAATGACACGGGTGGCCACCAAACCGTACTCGATGTCGCACTCACGTAAGGTTTAATTGCGAACATAGTGAGCAACAAAGTTCTTCCGGCCTTTATGCAGCCAGTGGAAAAGATTTTTTCATACCTTCTCCGTGATGTCGTACTACAGGGAACATCCTTTCATCACACCCCTCAACTCACCACTTACATGACCAGATACACCAGAGAGACGAAAGAAACGAGATAGACGAAAAAACGCTTCACAATAAACGTTAAAAATAAGGAATTATTTTGGGTAAAATCAAACTTGACATATGTATTATTGTATGTATAATTATAAGTAAAATATTGCAACACGGAGGGTATACAATGTTAGTCAATTCGGAAAAGATGATCTCTGTTGGGAAGTTACAGAGGGAACTTACACAAAGGCTGAGAGAACTATCGGAAACAGGTGAACCCTTATATGTGTTGAAAAACAATTCCCTTACAGCAGTGATACTTTCCCCTGAAGATTATGAATTTTTCAAGGAAGCAGAGGGATTGCTTGAGCACCTCGAGATAGCTGAGACTATAAAGAAAAGATTAAAAGGGCATGACCGTTCTAAGAATATCCCATGGGAAAAGGTAAAGGCAAAATATGCCTTATAAGGTTGAATTTCACCCGGAGGCCCTCAATGACTTTGATACCCTTGATGGTTCAATCCAGAAAGAGGTTGAAAAAAAGATTGATGCCCTCTCTGAAAATCCTTTTTTGGGTAACCCTCTCGGGAATAAATTTGGTATTAACCTTACTGGTTTTTACAAGATATACATCGCAAAAAAGAAATACCGTATTGTTTGTCGCTTAATTGGCGAGCTTGTAGAAATCATCGAAATAATCGCAATAGGGAAAAGGGATAAAGAAGCAGTTTACAGGCTAGCATTGAAAAGGCTTAAGAA contains:
- a CDS encoding pyruvate, phosphate dikinase (catalyzes the formation of phosphoenolpyruvate from pyruvate), which gives rise to SFGTNDLTQTGLGMSRDDAGRFLRYYIEHDIYAFDPFQRIDEKGVGKLMQIGVELGRKARKNLKIGICGEHGGEPHSVEFCHKIGLDYVSCSPYRVTVAKLAAARAAIKDKKKVAVPD
- a CDS encoding type II toxin-antitoxin system Phd/YefM family antitoxin, whose product is MLVNSEKMISVGKLQRELTQRLRELSETGEPLYVLKNNSLTAVILSPEDYEFFKEAEGLLEHLEIAETIKKRLKGHDRSKNIPWEKVKAKYAL
- a CDS encoding type II toxin-antitoxin system mRNA interferase toxin, RelE/StbE family gives rise to the protein MPYKVEFHPEALNDFDTLDGSIQKEVEKKIDALSENPFLGNPLGNKFGINLTGFYKIYIAKKKYRIVCRLIGELVEIIEIIAIGKRDKEAVYRLALKRLKKTIKKQ